From a single Apium graveolens cultivar Ventura chromosome 2, ASM990537v1, whole genome shotgun sequence genomic region:
- the LOC141701494 gene encoding uncharacterized protein LOC141701494, whose product MEIIFHALVQCRVATMCWKIFDPGINTETTMDFSAWLQGKLEPISKRDKARMIILCWGIWRARNDVVWNNRRQPALKIIAKTWEYLTQWIVALERVTRVPTQPHVMGDGAIYWEKP is encoded by the coding sequence ATGGAAATAATATTTCATGCGTTGGTTCAGTGTAGAGTTGCAACTATGTGTTGGAAAATTTTTGATCCTGGTATTAACACAGAGACGACCATGGACTTCTCAGCGTGGCTCCAGGGTAAACTAGAACCTATTTCTAAACGGGACAAAGCAAGGATGATCATATTATGCTGGGGAATTTGGAGAGCTAGAAATGATGTTGTCTGGAATAATAGGAGACAACCAGCCTTAAAAATTATTGCAAAAACTTGGGAGTATCTTACACAGTGGATAGTGGCCCTGGAAAGAGTTACAAGAGTACCAACTCAACCTCATGTGATGGGAGATGGTGCTATATACTGGGAAAAGCCTTAA